In Streptomyces sp. NBC_00414, a single window of DNA contains:
- the ung gene encoding uracil-DNA glycosylase, which yields MTDTAMLPESWRGVLGEELHKPYFKELTEFVEEEREKGPVYPPRDEVFAALDATPYERVKVLVLGQDPYHGEGQGHGLCFSVRPGVKTPPSLRNIYKEMKEELGHPVPDNGYLMPWAEQGVLLLNAVLTVRAGEANSHKGKGWEKFTDAVIRAVADRPDPAVFVLWGNYAQKKLPLIDEERHIVVKGAHPSPLSAKKFFGSRPFTQIDEAVAAQGHEPIDWRIPDLG from the coding sequence GTGACCGACACCGCCATGCTGCCCGAGTCCTGGCGCGGCGTCCTGGGCGAAGAGCTGCACAAGCCCTACTTCAAGGAGCTCACCGAGTTCGTCGAGGAGGAGCGAGAGAAGGGCCCCGTCTACCCGCCCCGGGACGAGGTCTTCGCCGCGCTCGACGCGACTCCGTACGAGCGGGTTAAGGTGCTCGTCCTCGGCCAGGACCCGTACCACGGCGAGGGCCAGGGCCACGGGCTGTGCTTCTCGGTCCGCCCCGGCGTGAAGACACCTCCCTCCCTGCGCAACATCTACAAGGAGATGAAGGAGGAGCTGGGCCACCCGGTGCCGGACAACGGCTATCTGATGCCGTGGGCCGAACAGGGCGTCCTGCTGCTCAACGCGGTGCTGACGGTCCGCGCGGGAGAGGCCAACTCGCACAAGGGCAAGGGCTGGGAGAAGTTCACGGACGCGGTGATCCGGGCCGTGGCCGACCGGCCCGACCCGGCGGTGTTCGTCCTGTGGGGCAACTACGCGCAGAAGAAGCTCCCGCTCATCGACGAGGAGCGGCACATCGTGGTCAAGGGCGCGCACCCCTCGCCGCTGTCCGCGAAGAAGTTCTTCGGCTCGCGTCCCTTCACGCAGATCGACGAGGCGGTCGCCGCGCAGGGGCACGAGCCGATCGACTGGCGGATCCCCGACCTCGGCTGA